Proteins found in one Candidatus Hydrogenedentota bacterium genomic segment:
- a CDS encoding sulfatase, whose protein sequence is MKRREFLGTVGAGLMAAANRACGAPAKKPNLVFVFADQWRAQAFGYAGDPNAVTPNLDRLAGQSVNFTHAVSGCPVCSPYRASLLTGQYWLTHGIFLNDVPLRDDAVSFAEALNGAGYGTAYIGKWHLDGRGRSSFIPPERRQGFGYWRVQECTHDYNHSQYYADSPEPRLWEGYDADAQTDDALAWIKGAAAEERPFALFLSWGPPHNPYETAPERWKARFSPDTITLRPNVPEEMAGRARKDLAGYYAHAGALDENMGRILDFLDAQGLADDTILVFTSDHGDMLGSQGMERKQKPYDESIRVPFLLRWPAGLGKAGRALDTPLNTPDIMPTLLGLAGAEIPAAAEGRDFSRALREGKRPDGDAALILCAHPFGEWVRTRGGREYRGVRTARHTYVRSLDGPWLLYDNEADPYQQRNLCGVKEYRQVQEELDTRLKKILAARNDAFLPGDAYVRQFGYTVDDTGTVRYTP, encoded by the coding sequence ATGAAACGCCGTGAATTTCTGGGGACGGTCGGGGCGGGGCTGATGGCCGCCGCAAACCGCGCCTGCGGAGCGCCAGCGAAGAAGCCAAACCTGGTGTTTGTCTTCGCGGACCAGTGGCGGGCGCAGGCTTTCGGATACGCGGGCGACCCGAACGCCGTCACGCCAAACCTGGACCGGCTCGCGGGGCAGAGCGTTAACTTCACCCATGCCGTGTCGGGGTGCCCCGTGTGCTCGCCCTACCGCGCCAGCCTGCTGACGGGGCAGTACTGGCTGACCCACGGCATCTTCCTGAACGACGTGCCCCTGCGCGACGACGCGGTGTCCTTCGCCGAGGCGCTGAACGGCGCGGGCTACGGCACGGCGTACATCGGCAAGTGGCATCTGGACGGGCGGGGCCGCTCGTCGTTCATTCCGCCGGAGCGGCGGCAGGGTTTCGGCTACTGGCGCGTGCAGGAATGCACGCACGACTACAACCATTCGCAGTATTACGCGGACAGCCCGGAGCCCCGGCTGTGGGAGGGCTACGACGCGGACGCCCAGACGGACGATGCGCTGGCCTGGATCAAGGGCGCGGCGGCGGAAGAAAGACCCTTTGCCCTGTTCCTGTCGTGGGGGCCGCCGCACAACCCCTATGAGACCGCCCCGGAACGCTGGAAGGCGCGGTTCTCGCCCGACACCATCACCCTGCGACCCAATGTCCCGGAGGAAATGGCGGGGCGCGCGCGGAAGGATTTGGCGGGGTATTACGCCCACGCGGGCGCGCTGGACGAGAACATGGGCCGCATCCTGGACTTCCTCGACGCGCAGGGGCTTGCGGACGACACGATCCTGGTCTTCACGTCGGACCACGGCGACATGCTCGGATCGCAGGGCATGGAGCGCAAGCAGAAACCCTACGACGAGTCCATCCGCGTGCCGTTCCTGCTGCGCTGGCCCGCGGGGCTGGGAAAGGCGGGCCGCGCGCTGGACACGCCGCTGAACACCCCTGACATTATGCCGACCCTGCTCGGCCTCGCGGGGGCGGAGATTCCGGCGGCCGCCGAGGGCCGCGACTTCTCGCGCGCCCTGCGGGAGGGGAAACGGCCCGACGGCGACGCCGCGCTCATCCTGTGCGCCCATCCCTTCGGCGAGTGGGTCCGCACGCGCGGCGGCCGGGAGTACCGGGGCGTGCGCACGGCGCGGCACACCTACGTCCGCAGCCTCGACGGCCCCTGGCTCCTCTACGACAACGAGGCCGACCCGTACCAGCAGCGCAACCTCTGCGGCGTGAAGGAATACCGGCAGGTGCAGGAAGAGCTGGACACGCGCCTGAAAAAAATCCTAGCCGCACGCAACGACGCCTTCCTCCCCGGCGACGCGTACGTCCGCCAGTTCGGGTACACCGTGGACGACACGGGCACCGTGCGCTACACGCCCTGA
- a CDS encoding transposase: MPQSLAHLALHVVFSTKDRKAWIEPSSFREELHAFLGGVLRGHQCPPLAVGGTGDHVHFLCLLSRTITVADLVRVAKRAVTVWARQHGPEHAGFQWQNGYGAFSVSASNEDHVRAYIVRQEAHHEKMDYKAELRELLARHGVAYDEQYVWD; encoded by the coding sequence ATGCCGCAATCTCTCGCGCATCTTGCGCTTCATGTTGTCTTTTCGACAAAGGACCGGAAAGCATGGATTGAACCCTCCTCCTTCAGGGAAGAGCTGCACGCGTTTCTCGGAGGGGTATTACGGGGGCACCAATGCCCGCCGCTTGCGGTGGGCGGCACAGGCGACCATGTCCATTTTCTCTGCCTCCTGTCGCGGACAATAACGGTGGCGGACCTAGTGCGCGTGGCCAAGCGCGCGGTCACCGTCTGGGCACGGCAGCACGGCCCGGAACACGCGGGCTTTCAATGGCAGAACGGCTACGGGGCGTTTTCCGTGAGTGCGTCCAACGAAGACCATGTGCGGGCCTATATCGTGCGCCAGGAGGCGCACCACGAGAAGATGGACTACAAGGCGGAGCTGCGGGAGTTGCTGGCGCGGCACGGGGTCGCGTATGACGAGCAGTATGTGTGGGATTGA